ACCACAGAATCAAATCCTGCAGGAGCCTTCTTCAAGGAAGAGTCGTCTCTGGTGATGGTCTTCTCTTTGCCGAGTGCGACCTCATTCAGAAACATCACTCCAGTAGTTTTAGAGGTGCTCACTAAAAACACATGGCAgacaaaatgtgacaaacacCATATTATTGTTATGATTGCCGTGACATTATTATCTTATTCAATCATTGTCTATTCATACAGCCTCACCGTAACCTGCAGACTTGCTGTTTTCAGATGCAAAATAGATACCGCGACCAACACGGCCTCCTGAATGGGGCATTATCCTCAGACCGCTCTTCAGGATGGCTGCCACCACTGCAATGTTTGTACCGTGCCACAGCAGACGGCGGTTCTCCAGATTGTCATTCTCACTAAACCGTGTTCCCTGCAATGTGCAATGTATGTGTCAGGTAACAGGAGTGCAGTCTTCTGTATCACATAAAATAAGACTGACTGTAATAGTTTTACCTCCGTCTCTCGATCGACCTCGAAAACATTGAGAATTTGGGGTTTACAATACGAGCCTTCTGACgtcattttcagatatttttcaatgatctttaaaaacaggaaaaaaaatgttaatattggCAGACAAGAGGACAACATGAATGGAAGATGACCTGTCATGACAGTAAAACTGCTTTTTAGTTACTGAACCTTGTAATAACTTATGACACAGCACCTTATATGTGTCTGAACCCCTGTCCACGAGAGTGAGTCTGCAGTGAAGAGAATTGTAGTCCTGGTCTACAGGGTGAGGAACTGTCTCTATCATCTCTTCCTGAGCCTTTTCAGTCTCTGACTTCAGAGTCTGTGCAAGCTCGATGTCAGCCAACACCTGCCAAGGGCATGTCGAAAAGAAAGTTACTTTAGGACTGAAAAAACATCATTGAAAGGAAGCTCATCCAAACATATAATCTTAAAAACAATCTTACCATGAGcatctctttcttcttctccacaaTCTCCTTGTTGTCGATGGTTGGCGGTCTTTGGCGGCCAAAGTTGTGCGGGACAGTGGTGAAGAACTTGGAGGAAAGTTCCTCCAGACGTGCACGTCCTCCTTTTTGGTTCATTGCTGCCTCGATCtcctccagcacatcaaagccCTTTGCAATCTGCGTCTTACTGAGTTTGCCCAAAGGCATCTTCTTGATGtctatataaaacacacacacgcagaaaaCCACAAATCCAAACCAAACCAGTTATTGTaggatttctttgtttttgctcaGAAAAGGGATCTCACATTCTGTATTTTGCCTATTTTAAGATGCAAACTGTTACTTCACTTACttccaaaaacaaatgtaacaaCAATGATCTTGTTATCACAGCCCATGCCACTGATCGGATATGTTCAAAAGGCTGAGATAAGTGGATATGCTGTATAAATGCAGACTTTACCCTCTGGTCAGTCATTTACATGTCACATTCTGCTCTCTTTGATCTCGAGTTtcctacattttaaagcaaaaaagctaaaagattttcaaacttttttttttcatttagagCAACAGGCACAAACAGGCATGTTACGAAACAGGTCTTTATTTATGCACACTAAGCTTTAAGCAAGCTGCACGAACCTGTTTGCATAAAAGGGTTGGTGAGTTGAGACACACCTACCTAGGTTCATACACTCCATGGCCTCTTTAAACATGTCATTGCTGAAAATGAGCTCGATGAGGCTCTTTGTGGCGGCGTCCAGGGTGCAGGGTAGGACTTTATTAGTGACTTTGACGCTCTTTCCGTCAACAGTGTCCACCTGCAAGTACAGCCAGTGAAATTTCGCTACGGCTTAAACTGAATTGCAAAGGTATAAGATGAAGTACATCATTGATAGTTATGTGGTTCTATTAGATGATGTGCTCCTTGTCCAGgtaaaatgtacatttaccTTGACCTCGGCGTCCTGCTCCCCATCCACCTCAATCAGGGTGTACTTCCCAGCGTGAGACACAAAGTTCAACCGATCGCTCCAGTTGTTCTTTGTCTTGTCCttaaactttttctcaaagtCCTTGATGGCACTTTCAAGCTTATCCATCTTGTTAAGTTTGTTTTGTCCCAATTCCCCCTGAATTTAGATCAGAGATGAGGCAATCAGCGTCAACACACGCTATTTCACACAATGTGTGCAATAATTA
This Pagrus major chromosome 6, Pma_NU_1.0 DNA region includes the following protein-coding sequences:
- the parp3 gene encoding protein mono-ADP-ribosyltransferase PARP3; its protein translation is MPPKRRAAAAAAAAAKAGGKKAKKEQAAKPKDAFTSAKEALLAAGPQVKGKRKVDEQCPLSSSAEVYEDYDCMLNQTNIGHNNNKFYIIQIVQEKNGYYSWNRWGRVGELGQNKLNKMDKLESAIKDFEKKFKDKTKNNWSDRLNFVSHAGKYTLIEVDGEQDAEVKVDTVDGKSVKVTNKVLPCTLDAATKSLIELIFSNDMFKEAMECMNLDIKKMPLGKLSKTQIAKGFDVLEEIEAAMNQKGGRARLEELSSKFFTTVPHNFGRQRPPTIDNKEIVEKKKEMLMVLADIELAQTLKSETEKAQEEMIETVPHPVDQDYNSLHCRLTLVDRGSDTYKIIEKYLKMTSEGSYCKPQILNVFEVDRETEGTRFSENDNLENRRLLWHGTNIAVVAAILKSGLRIMPHSGGRVGRGIYFASENSKSAGYVSTSKTTGVMFLNEVALGKEKTITRDDSSLKKAPAGFDSVVARGSVEPDPSKDIFITMDGKKVAVPQGKPIDQPQFSGSSFGNSEYLIYKESQCRIRYLLELKM